From Rudanella lutea DSM 19387, a single genomic window includes:
- a CDS encoding glycoside hydrolase family 130 protein: protein MSVKATRTGIVLRPDPTRVLFRSFDLGSSNRTLKIVARVSSLTEDEVTLKLEEVIREFGNRHHRLERFLLKRFEQIKGNLLTDEPLTTERKLLLGAYFTMEYSLESAALFNPSMIWHPDQTNVPPGYKRFIISLRATGEGHVSSISFRMGYIDEKSKIVLRKPSRYVTSPEIEPNQHFNKAQFERKLYELRLVNSISERIMGAMGDDFTLDDLEDFTKRLTTQYRYNAEYETISSAILALARSNYKLHFDDDQQLDERCIFPSSPNETNGIEDARFVSFVDDNGEVTYYATYTAYNGRVTFPQLLETKDFLSFTVSTLNGAEVSNKGMALFPRKINGKYVMISRQDGENIYIMFSDDLYFWQTKELLLKPTYPWEYVQLGNCGSPIETEAGWLVLSHGVGPMRKYAIGAFLLDLNDPCRVLGRTTEPILSPDENEREGYVPNVVYSCGGLINGDDLIIPYAMSDYASSFATVNVHELLAELTGKAPDNRAPAEEE, encoded by the coding sequence ATGAGCGTTAAAGCCACTCGTACCGGAATTGTGCTCCGGCCTGATCCCACCCGCGTTTTGTTTCGGTCGTTCGACCTCGGAAGCAGCAATCGGACGCTGAAGATTGTTGCCCGTGTCAGTTCACTGACCGAAGACGAGGTGACCCTCAAACTGGAAGAGGTCATTCGTGAATTTGGTAATCGGCACCATCGGCTGGAGCGGTTTCTGCTCAAACGATTTGAGCAGATAAAAGGTAATCTGCTGACCGATGAGCCCCTCACCACCGAGCGCAAGCTCTTGCTGGGGGCCTACTTTACGATGGAGTATTCGCTCGAATCGGCCGCATTGTTCAACCCGTCCATGATCTGGCACCCCGATCAGACCAATGTGCCGCCCGGCTATAAGCGGTTCATTATCAGCCTGCGGGCTACGGGTGAGGGGCACGTGTCGTCGATTTCGTTTCGGATGGGGTACATCGACGAAAAAAGTAAAATTGTGTTGCGGAAGCCCTCGCGCTACGTGACCTCGCCCGAAATTGAGCCGAACCAGCATTTCAACAAAGCCCAGTTTGAGCGGAAACTGTACGAGTTGCGGCTGGTCAACAGTATTTCGGAGCGGATTATGGGTGCCATGGGCGACGACTTTACGCTCGATGACCTGGAAGATTTTACCAAGCGTCTGACCACTCAGTACCGCTACAATGCCGAGTACGAAACCATTTCGAGTGCGATTCTGGCGTTGGCCCGTTCCAACTACAAGCTTCACTTTGACGACGATCAGCAACTCGATGAGCGCTGTATTTTCCCGTCGTCGCCTAACGAGACCAACGGTATTGAGGATGCTCGTTTTGTCAGTTTTGTTGATGACAACGGTGAGGTGACGTATTACGCTACCTACACGGCCTACAACGGCCGGGTTACGTTCCCGCAATTGTTGGAAACAAAGGACTTCCTGTCGTTTACGGTCAGTACGCTCAACGGGGCCGAGGTGTCGAATAAGGGGATGGCCCTGTTTCCGCGCAAGATCAACGGCAAATATGTGATGATTTCGCGGCAGGACGGGGAGAACATCTACATCATGTTTTCCGACGATCTGTATTTCTGGCAAACCAAAGAGCTGCTGCTGAAACCAACGTATCCGTGGGAGTATGTGCAATTGGGCAATTGCGGGTCGCCGATTGAGACCGAAGCGGGGTGGCTGGTGCTGAGTCATGGCGTTGGACCCATGCGTAAGTACGCGATTGGCGCGTTTCTGCTCGACCTGAACGACCCCTGCCGGGTGCTTGGCCGCACTACGGAGCCTATTCTGAGCCCCGACGAAAATGAGCGTGAAGGCTACGTGCCCAACGTGGTGTATAGTTGCGGAGGGCTCATCAACGGCGATGATCTGATTATCCCGTACGCCATGTCGGACTATGCCAGCAGTTTTGCCACGGTCAATGTGCACGAATTACTCGCCGAACTGACCGGAAAGGCGCCCGACAATCGGGCGCCAGCCGAGGAGGAGTAG